A DNA window from Micromonospora sp. NBC_01739 contains the following coding sequences:
- the dapC gene encoding succinyldiaminopimelate transaminase — protein MSRPAPVSSRLPDFTWDTLDAAAVLAAAHPDGLINLSMGTPVDPVPEVIQRALADAADAPGYPLTAGTVALREAIAAWVARSCGAGVDGLGVLPTVGSKELVAWLPTLLGLGPGDVVVVPSVAYPTYEDGARLAGATTVRADSLTAVGPTSRVGLVWVNSPSNPTGRVLPASHLRKVVDWARERGAVVASDECYLPLGWTAQPVSVLSPEVCGGSYDSVLAVHSLSKRSNLAGYRAGFVAGDPALVAELLKVRKHAGMIVPAPVQAAMVAALGDEQHADEQRERYRARRDILWAAFTKAGFRVEHSEAGLYLWLTRDEDCWDTVDWLARRGILVAAGVFYGPGARRYVRAALTESDERIAAVAARLAEV, from the coding sequence CTGAGCCGGCCCGCGCCGGTCTCGTCACGGCTTCCCGACTTCACCTGGGACACCCTGGACGCCGCGGCCGTGCTGGCCGCGGCGCACCCGGACGGGTTGATCAACCTGTCCATGGGTACGCCGGTCGACCCGGTACCAGAGGTGATCCAGCGGGCGCTGGCCGACGCGGCCGACGCTCCGGGTTACCCGTTGACGGCCGGCACGGTCGCGCTGCGGGAGGCGATCGCCGCCTGGGTCGCCCGGTCCTGCGGGGCCGGGGTGGACGGGCTCGGTGTGCTGCCCACGGTCGGCTCCAAGGAGCTGGTGGCCTGGTTGCCCACCCTGCTGGGGCTGGGGCCGGGCGACGTCGTGGTGGTGCCCTCGGTCGCCTACCCCACCTACGAGGACGGGGCGCGGCTGGCGGGGGCCACCACGGTACGCGCGGATTCCCTGACCGCGGTCGGGCCGACCTCCCGGGTGGGCCTGGTCTGGGTGAACTCGCCGAGTAACCCGACCGGCCGGGTGCTGCCCGCCAGCCACCTGCGCAAGGTGGTCGACTGGGCGCGGGAGCGTGGCGCGGTGGTCGCCAGCGACGAGTGCTACCTGCCCCTGGGGTGGACGGCGCAACCGGTGTCGGTGCTGTCCCCGGAGGTCTGCGGCGGCTCGTACGACTCGGTCCTGGCGGTGCACTCGCTGTCCAAGCGGTCCAACCTCGCGGGCTACCGGGCGGGCTTCGTGGCGGGTGACCCGGCCCTGGTGGCGGAGCTGCTGAAGGTCCGCAAGCACGCGGGCATGATCGTGCCGGCGCCGGTGCAGGCGGCGATGGTGGCCGCCCTGGGTGACGAGCAGCACGCCGACGAGCAGCGGGAGCGTTACCGGGCCCGCCGCGACATCCTGTGGGCGGCCTTCACGAAGGCCGGGTTCCGGGTGGAGCACTCCGAGGCGGGGCTCTATCTCTGGCTGACCCGGGACGAGGACTGCTGGGACACGGTCGACTGGCTGGCCCGTCGGGGCATCCTGGTCGCCGCCGGTGTCTTCTACGGCCCGGGTGCCCGCCGGTACGTCCGGGCGGCCCTGACGGAGTCCGACGAGCGGATCGCTGCGGTGGCCGCCCGTCTCGCCGAGGTCTGA
- a CDS encoding GNAT family N-acetyltransferase, which produces MLGEQDLGHRIVVRRVVGTRAGRPVYSDALGELVEVSDSHLTLTTRTGQVRVPITEVHRAKRVPPARRPAADAVIELELAADEAWPAPVRVRLGDWLLRAADGWTGRANSALPVGDPDRPLPAALNEVERWYAARGQPPLVTTPLPLAAPVGAELDLRGWGSRPTVLVQTVALPLLTTPPETDLDAMPPEAELGAVSRGAGLGAASSKPGGAVSAAVIELADEPSEQWLAVAASRKGGLPEAGRHVLTAVDQVRFAHAYVDGALVAVGRGTVTGQGRWLGLSLIEVLPPARGQGHATALTRALGRWAQAAGATQAFLQVEQHNTPAVTLYRKLGFTTHHTYRTRTPPTP; this is translated from the coding sequence GTGCTCGGAGAGCAGGATTTAGGACACCGGATCGTGGTCCGGCGTGTCGTCGGCACCCGCGCCGGTCGTCCGGTTTACTCCGATGCGCTCGGCGAACTGGTCGAGGTGTCCGATTCCCACCTCACCCTCACCACCCGTACCGGACAGGTCCGGGTTCCGATCACCGAAGTGCACCGGGCCAAGCGGGTACCCCCGGCCCGACGTCCGGCCGCCGACGCCGTGATCGAACTAGAACTCGCCGCCGACGAGGCCTGGCCCGCACCGGTCCGCGTACGACTCGGTGACTGGCTGCTACGGGCCGCCGACGGCTGGACCGGCCGCGCCAACTCCGCCCTGCCGGTGGGCGACCCGGACCGCCCCCTGCCGGCCGCGCTGAACGAGGTAGAGCGCTGGTACGCCGCCCGGGGGCAGCCGCCGCTGGTCACCACTCCCCTGCCCCTGGCCGCCCCGGTCGGCGCCGAACTAGACCTACGCGGCTGGGGCAGCCGCCCGACCGTCCTGGTGCAGACCGTAGCCCTACCCCTCCTGACCACACCCCCCGAGACCGACCTGGACGCGATGCCACCTGAGGCCGAGCTGGGCGCGGTGTCGCGCGGGGCCGGCCTGGGCGCGGCGTCGTCGAAGCCGGGTGGGGCGGTGTCGGCGGCCGTGATCGAGCTTGCCGACGAGCCCTCCGAGCAGTGGCTGGCGGTGGCGGCCAGCCGCAAGGGCGGCCTACCGGAGGCCGGCCGGCACGTACTCACCGCCGTGGACCAGGTCCGCTTCGCCCACGCGTACGTCGACGGAGCCCTGGTGGCCGTCGGCCGAGGCACCGTGACCGGGCAGGGCCGCTGGCTGGGCCTCTCGTTGATCGAGGTACTACCCCCCGCCCGCGGCCAAGGCCACGCCACCGCCCTGACCCGAGCCCTGGGCCGCTGGGCCCAAGCCGCAGGCGCAACCCAAGCCTTCCTCCAGGTAGAGCAACACAACACCCCCGCAGTAACCCTCTACCGCAAACTAGGCTTCACCACCCACCACACCTACCGAACCCGCACCCCACCCACCCCCTAA
- a CDS encoding TldD/PmbA family protein — protein sequence MSEFEVATAAVQAALDAGARYADARVMHRRYESMSARNGEIEALTQDESLGLGVRALVGASWGFHAVPELSDRAAREAGHRAARTAAASGLVPGPPVDLVPVTPTTASWSSPYDVDPLAVSLATKGDLLVAATATAVDHGADLAEGLYQIWDTTKWFVSSEGHRIDQHIRECGGGISATAIGDRETQRRSWPSYRGQYGTTGWELVDSLDLTAHAARIAEESRELLTAPLCPAGETDLILGGEQLALQIHESVGHAIELDRILGWEAAFAGTSWLDLAQLGSLRYGSELMNITIDPTIPGALGSFGYDDEGSPAVRRDAVRAGRWVGVLAGRDSAAVAGLDYGGSVRADGWARLPMVRMTNVGLEPGPHTLEEIIAATEEGVLMDINRSWSIDDKRLNFQFGCEIGWEIRKGRRGRMLRNPTYTGIGPLFWRSMDMLSSEIVSWGTPNCGKGQPGQIGHTGHPAAPARFRNVRVGVHA from the coding sequence ATGAGCGAGTTCGAGGTGGCGACCGCGGCCGTGCAGGCCGCCCTGGACGCGGGCGCCAGGTACGCCGACGCCCGGGTGATGCACCGGCGCTACGAGTCGATGTCCGCTCGCAACGGCGAGATCGAGGCGCTGACCCAGGACGAGAGCCTCGGGTTGGGCGTACGGGCGCTCGTCGGGGCGAGCTGGGGCTTCCACGCCGTACCGGAGTTGTCCGACCGGGCCGCCCGCGAGGCCGGCCACCGGGCCGCCCGGACCGCCGCCGCCAGCGGCCTGGTCCCCGGCCCCCCGGTCGACCTGGTCCCGGTCACACCCACCACCGCCAGCTGGTCGTCACCGTACGATGTGGACCCGCTAGCGGTCTCCCTGGCCACCAAGGGTGACCTGCTGGTGGCCGCCACCGCCACGGCGGTCGACCACGGGGCCGACCTCGCCGAGGGGCTCTACCAGATCTGGGACACCACGAAGTGGTTCGTCTCCAGCGAGGGCCACCGCATCGACCAGCACATCCGGGAATGCGGCGGCGGCATCTCGGCCACCGCCATCGGCGACCGCGAGACCCAACGCCGATCCTGGCCCAGCTACCGAGGGCAGTACGGCACCACCGGCTGGGAGCTGGTCGACTCGCTGGACCTGACCGCCCACGCGGCGCGCATCGCGGAGGAGTCGCGGGAGTTGTTGACCGCGCCGCTGTGCCCGGCCGGGGAGACCGACCTGATCCTCGGCGGCGAGCAGCTTGCGTTGCAGATCCACGAGTCCGTCGGACACGCCATCGAACTGGACCGCATCCTCGGCTGGGAGGCCGCCTTCGCCGGTACCTCCTGGCTGGACCTGGCCCAGCTCGGCTCGCTGCGCTACGGCTCGGAGCTGATGAACATCACCATCGACCCGACCATCCCGGGCGCGCTGGGCAGCTTCGGCTACGACGACGAGGGCTCCCCGGCGGTCAGACGCGACGCGGTACGCGCCGGGCGGTGGGTGGGGGTGCTGGCCGGGCGGGATTCGGCCGCCGTCGCGGGCCTGGACTACGGCGGCAGCGTACGCGCCGACGGCTGGGCCCGGCTGCCGATGGTCCGGATGACTAATGTCGGCCTGGAGCCGGGCCCGCACACCCTGGAGGAGATCATCGCCGCCACGGAGGAGGGGGTGCTGATGGACATCAACCGGTCCTGGTCGATCGACGACAAACGGCTGAACTTCCAGTTCGGCTGCGAGATCGGGTGGGAGATCCGCAAGGGCCGGCGCGGGCGGATGCTGCGTAACCCCACCTACACCGGCATCGGGCCGCTGTTCTGGCGCTCGATGGACATGCTCTCCTCCGAGATCGTCTCCTGGGGCACCCCCAACTGCGGCAAGGGCCAGCCCGGTCAGATCGGGCACACCGGTCACCCGGCCGCCCCGGCCCGCTTCCGCAACGTCCGGGTAGGAGTTCACGCGTGA
- a CDS encoding prephenate dehydrogenase: MVVGRQARPRVAVLGTGLIGGSVLLRLHAAGLEVIGWDPDEGTRRKARALGVPTADLLVEAVADREVVFLGGPLPTLPATLVEVVAATGEDCLLTDVGSTKGQVAAFATAQGLTHRFVPGHPMAGSDRAGLSAAVPDLFAGAAWVLCPAAEGLAGFRRLVALITEVFAARVVPMAADRHDAVVALASHVPHLLAGALAGAAERSPLRDAVLALAAGSFRDGTRVAGTPPQRTTNMLRGNRDEVLAALTGVRGYLDELAEALRADDPDLLTARYAEAATARGSLADRPYAEQDRSFPMAGDPAEEVAWLCALGAAGGHLSGCRVDDEVVTYRTHRPASA; this comes from the coding sequence ATGGTGGTCGGCAGACAGGCGCGGCCCCGGGTGGCCGTGCTCGGCACCGGTCTGATCGGCGGTTCGGTGCTGCTGCGCCTGCACGCCGCCGGGCTGGAGGTGATCGGCTGGGATCCGGACGAGGGCACCCGCCGAAAGGCCCGGGCTCTCGGCGTACCCACTGCTGACCTGTTGGTCGAGGCGGTGGCCGACCGGGAGGTGGTCTTTCTCGGCGGGCCGCTGCCCACCCTGCCGGCGACCCTGGTCGAGGTCGTCGCGGCGACCGGCGAGGACTGCCTGCTCACCGATGTCGGCAGCACCAAGGGGCAGGTGGCCGCGTTCGCCACGGCGCAGGGGCTGACGCACCGGTTCGTACCCGGTCATCCGATGGCCGGCAGCGACCGGGCCGGTCTGTCGGCCGCCGTGCCGGACCTGTTCGCCGGTGCGGCCTGGGTGCTCTGCCCGGCCGCCGAGGGGCTTGCCGGGTTCCGTCGGCTGGTGGCCCTGATCACGGAGGTCTTCGCCGCCCGGGTGGTGCCGATGGCGGCGGATCGGCACGACGCCGTGGTCGCGCTCGCCTCCCACGTGCCCCATCTGCTCGCCGGGGCGTTGGCGGGAGCGGCCGAGCGGTCCCCGCTGCGCGACGCGGTGCTCGCCCTGGCGGCGGGTAGTTTCCGGGACGGTACCCGGGTGGCCGGCACCCCGCCGCAGCGGACGACGAACATGTTGCGCGGCAACCGCGACGAGGTGTTGGCGGCGCTGACCGGGGTGCGGGGATATCTCGACGAGCTGGCCGAGGCCCTGCGCGCGGACGATCCCGACCTGCTCACCGCCCGGTACGCCGAGGCCGCAACGGCCCGTGGGAGTTTGGCCGATCGGCCGTACGCCGAGCAGGACCGGTCGTTTCCGATGGCGGGCGACCCCGCCGAGGAGGTGGCCTGGTTGTGTGCCCTGGGTGCGGCCGGTGGGCATCTCAGCGGCTGCCGGGTGGACGACGAGGTGGTGACCTACCGGACCCACCGCCCCGCCTCCGCCTGA
- the mshB gene encoding N-acetyl-1-D-myo-inositol-2-amino-2-deoxy-alpha-D-glucopyranoside deacetylase: MTVVTTLPDRRLLLVHAHPDDETIGTGSTMAYYAAEGAHVTLVTCTLGEEGEIHVPELAGLAAAEADQLGGYRIAELAAACAELGVTDHRFLGGAGRYRDSGMMGLPTNANPRAFWQADLDEAAGYLLEVIREIRPQVVITYDDNGFYGHPDHIQAHRVTIRAVELAAGEGIGPAKVYWTAMPQSVLEAGMTHFEEASDNPFAGITDATELPFCTPDPQIAARIDATEQHAAKEAAMRAHATQIPANSWLYSIAGNFGAEFMGVEYFTLAVGTKGPGSGPYGWESDLFAGLDLGGSPQPSAVLSAGQR, from the coding sequence GTGACCGTCGTGACGACGCTGCCCGACCGCCGCCTGTTGCTGGTCCACGCGCATCCCGACGACGAGACCATCGGCACCGGTTCGACGATGGCCTACTACGCCGCCGAGGGTGCCCACGTCACCCTGGTCACCTGCACCCTGGGTGAGGAGGGTGAGATCCACGTCCCGGAACTGGCCGGGCTGGCCGCCGCCGAGGCGGATCAACTCGGCGGGTACCGGATCGCCGAACTGGCCGCCGCCTGCGCCGAACTCGGCGTCACCGACCACCGGTTCCTCGGCGGGGCGGGTCGCTACCGGGACTCCGGCATGATGGGCCTGCCCACCAACGCCAACCCGCGCGCCTTCTGGCAGGCCGACCTCGACGAGGCCGCCGGCTATCTGCTGGAGGTCATCCGGGAGATCCGCCCGCAGGTGGTCATCACCTACGACGACAATGGGTTCTACGGCCACCCGGACCACATCCAGGCGCACCGGGTGACGATCCGGGCGGTCGAGCTGGCCGCGGGGGAGGGCATCGGCCCGGCGAAGGTCTACTGGACGGCGATGCCGCAGAGTGTCCTGGAGGCGGGGATGACGCACTTCGAGGAGGCCTCGGACAACCCCTTCGCCGGCATCACGGACGCCACGGAGCTGCCCTTCTGCACCCCGGACCCGCAGATCGCGGCGCGGATCGACGCCACCGAGCAGCACGCGGCCAAGGAGGCCGCGATGCGGGCGCACGCCACCCAGATCCCGGCCAACTCCTGGCTCTACTCGATCGCCGGCAACTTCGGTGCCGAGTTCATGGGAGTGGAGTACTTCACCCTCGCGGTCGGCACCAAGGGGCCGGGCAGCGGCCCGTACGGTTGGGAGTCGGACCTGTTCGCCGGGCTGGACCTGGGTGGGAGTCCGCAGCCGTCGGCGGTCCTCTCGGCCGGTCAACGGTGA
- the fdxA gene encoding ferredoxin — MTYIIAEPCVDVLDKACIEECPVDCIYEGNRMLYIHPDECVDCGACEPVCPVEAIFYEDDVPEQWKDYTGANYEFFEDLGSPGGASKIGKVEKDATFVAAQPPRGEGH; from the coding sequence GTGACCTACATCATCGCCGAGCCGTGCGTGGATGTGCTCGACAAGGCATGCATCGAGGAATGCCCGGTCGACTGCATTTACGAGGGCAACCGGATGCTCTACATCCACCCCGACGAGTGCGTCGACTGTGGTGCCTGTGAGCCTGTCTGCCCGGTAGAGGCGATCTTCTACGAGGACGACGTTCCGGAGCAGTGGAAGGACTACACCGGCGCCAACTACGAGTTCTTCGAGGACCTGGGTTCCCCCGGGGGCGCCTCGAAGATCGGCAAGGTGGAGAAGGACGCCACCTTCGTCGCCGCGCAGCCGCCGCGCGGCGAGGGGCACTGA
- a CDS encoding SIMPL domain-containing protein has product MVDGPVVTVRGEAYREVDPEIARFAVTALARDRDREVVLTRLAERAAAIRVLLDAAESSIDRRETGDLRVRPETRRSGERVVAWHGSVVTTVTVTDFTALGELMLRLADQDQVEVAGPWWSLRPDSPTYRQARHDAITDALQRAREYAEALGAQVTDLIELADEGGSVQPQMMRMSFDTGESAGGTPQLDFDPQPQGVHAAVRAQFHITRPVLS; this is encoded by the coding sequence ATGGTGGACGGACCGGTGGTGACGGTACGCGGCGAGGCCTACCGCGAGGTCGACCCGGAGATCGCCCGATTCGCGGTCACCGCCCTGGCCCGGGACCGCGACCGGGAGGTCGTGCTGACCCGGCTGGCCGAGCGGGCCGCCGCGATCCGGGTGCTGCTGGATGCGGCCGAGTCGTCGATCGACCGCCGGGAGACCGGTGACCTGCGGGTCCGGCCGGAGACCCGACGGTCCGGCGAGCGGGTGGTGGCCTGGCACGGTTCCGTGGTGACCACGGTGACGGTCACCGACTTCACCGCCCTCGGTGAGCTGATGCTGCGCCTGGCCGACCAGGATCAGGTCGAGGTGGCCGGCCCCTGGTGGTCGCTGCGCCCGGACAGCCCGACCTACCGCCAGGCCCGCCACGACGCCATCACCGACGCCCTGCAACGGGCCCGGGAGTACGCGGAGGCCCTCGGTGCCCAGGTCACCGACCTGATCGAACTGGCCGACGAGGGTGGCAGCGTGCAGCCCCAGATGATGCGGATGTCCTTCGACACCGGGGAGTCCGCCGGTGGCACCCCGCAACTGGACTTCGACCCCCAGCCCCAGGGGGTGCACGCCGCCGTACGGGCGCAGTTCCACATCACCCGGCCGGTCCTGTCCTGA
- a CDS encoding S9 family peptidase, giving the protein MDFPELAARTRRFSHGAPRAVTVAGDGARVVFLRSSGPQDPADALWQLDVASGEEWLVACPLTLLGADADPAALSPGERARRERMRLSASGIGSYALDSAGRVAVFALAGRLFRADLVHGDVIEVPVAGPVLDPRPDPTGQRLAYVTDTAEGVRRGQLRVVDGDGTDSILAGEDSGVVWGLAEHIAAEEFHRYRGYWWAPDGRSVLAARVDETRLPRWHLHDPAQPASPPESVAYPVAGGPNAEVSLHLLDLDGGWVDVHWDRETYPYLTAVHWAEGAPLITVLRRSQQHGLVLAIDPRTGETQVHAELADPRWVEPIAGTPAHLPDGRVLVGGELAHDGYDARCLFADGTLLTPPSLYVRRVVGRLATVSGPADLLVEASDGEPSEQHLFRVRTSIGGGVDARRLTADSGWHTAAVGGEVLVIGTASLDHPGIRWTVRQGDREVATLRSLAATPSYAPLPLLERVTDRRLPSAVLYPENYVTGRRLPVLLDIYGGPGHQEVVAARSAWLERQWWADAGFAVVVIDNRGTPGIAPSYEKAIHRRVADVILADQVDALHALADKHPDLDLDRVAVRGWSFGGWLAGLAVLRHPELFKCGIAGAPVTDWALYDTAYSERYLGMPDDGLDVYAHHSLVDLAAEPVTDPAQARPLLLVHGMVDDNVVAAHTLRLSAALLAAGRPHSVIPLTGATHMAAGGLSERLLRLELDFLRTHLM; this is encoded by the coding sequence GTGGACTTTCCCGAGCTGGCCGCCCGCACCCGCAGGTTCAGCCACGGGGCGCCGCGCGCGGTCACCGTGGCCGGCGACGGAGCCCGGGTGGTCTTCCTGCGCTCCAGCGGCCCACAGGATCCGGCCGACGCGCTGTGGCAACTGGACGTCGCCAGCGGCGAGGAGTGGTTGGTCGCCTGCCCGCTCACCCTGCTCGGGGCGGACGCCGACCCCGCCGCGCTGAGCCCCGGGGAACGGGCCCGCCGCGAACGGATGCGGCTGTCCGCCTCCGGCATCGGGTCGTACGCCCTGGATTCCGCCGGTCGGGTGGCGGTGTTCGCGCTGGCCGGTCGGCTGTTCCGGGCCGACCTGGTGCACGGCGACGTGATCGAGGTGCCGGTGGCCGGGCCGGTCCTCGACCCCCGGCCCGATCCGACCGGCCAACGGCTGGCGTACGTCACCGACACGGCCGAGGGGGTACGCCGGGGGCAGTTGCGGGTGGTCGACGGCGACGGCACCGACAGCATCCTCGCCGGTGAGGACTCCGGGGTGGTCTGGGGACTGGCCGAGCACATCGCCGCGGAGGAGTTCCACCGGTACCGGGGCTACTGGTGGGCGCCGGACGGTCGTTCCGTGCTGGCGGCCCGGGTCGACGAGACCCGACTGCCCCGCTGGCACCTGCACGACCCCGCCCAGCCGGCCAGCCCACCGGAGAGTGTCGCGTACCCGGTGGCGGGTGGCCCGAACGCCGAGGTCAGCCTGCACCTGCTCGACCTCGACGGGGGTTGGGTGGATGTGCACTGGGACCGGGAGACCTACCCGTACCTGACCGCGGTGCACTGGGCCGAGGGCGCTCCGCTGATCACCGTGCTGCGCCGTTCCCAACAGCACGGGCTGGTGCTGGCCATCGACCCGCGTACCGGGGAGACCCAGGTGCACGCCGAGTTGGCCGACCCCCGCTGGGTGGAGCCGATCGCGGGCACCCCGGCCCACCTGCCCGACGGGCGGGTGCTGGTCGGCGGCGAACTGGCCCACGACGGGTACGACGCCCGCTGCCTCTTCGCCGACGGCACCCTGCTGACCCCACCCTCGCTGTACGTACGCCGGGTGGTCGGTCGGCTGGCCACGGTCAGCGGCCCGGCGGACCTGCTGGTGGAGGCCAGTGACGGGGAGCCGAGCGAGCAGCACCTGTTCCGGGTGCGTACCAGCATCGGCGGCGGGGTGGACGCCCGCCGGTTGACCGCCGACTCGGGCTGGCACACCGCCGCGGTCGGCGGGGAGGTACTGGTCATCGGCACCGCCTCGCTGGACCATCCCGGCATCCGCTGGACCGTACGCCAGGGCGACCGGGAGGTGGCCACCCTGCGGTCGCTGGCCGCCACCCCGTCGTACGCCCCGCTGCCCCTGCTGGAGCGGGTGACCGACCGGCGGCTGCCCTCGGCGGTGCTCTACCCGGAGAACTACGTCACCGGCCGACGGCTGCCGGTGCTGCTGGACATCTACGGCGGGCCGGGCCACCAGGAGGTGGTGGCCGCGCGATCGGCCTGGCTGGAACGACAGTGGTGGGCCGACGCCGGCTTCGCGGTAGTCGTGATCGACAACCGGGGCACCCCGGGCATCGCGCCCTCCTACGAGAAGGCCATCCACCGGCGGGTCGCGGACGTGATCCTCGCCGACCAGGTGGATGCGCTGCACGCCCTGGCCGACAAGCATCCCGACCTGGACCTGGATCGGGTGGCGGTACGCGGCTGGTCCTTCGGCGGGTGGCTGGCCGGGCTGGCGGTGCTGCGCCACCCGGAGCTGTTCAAGTGCGGGATCGCCGGTGCCCCGGTCACCGACTGGGCCCTCTACGACACCGCGTACAGCGAGCGCTACCTGGGGATGCCGGACGACGGCCTGGACGTGTACGCCCACCACTCGCTGGTCGACCTGGCCGCCGAGCCGGTCACCGACCCGGCGCAGGCCCGCCCCTTGCTGCTGGTGCACGGCATGGTCGACGACAACGTGGTGGCCGCCCACACCCTGCGCCTGTCGGCGGCGCTGCTGGCCGCCGGCCGGCCGCACTCGGTGATCCCCCTGACCGGCGCGACCCACATGGCCGCCGGTGGCCTCTCCGAACGCCTCCTCCGCCTGGAACTCGACTTCCTCCGCACCCACCTGATGTAA
- a CDS encoding nucleoside/nucleotide kinase family protein → MPPAEVLAVEDLVARAGRLADAGPRQLLGITGAPGVGKSTLAAQVVAALGPVARLVPMDGFHLAQAELDRLGRASRKGAIDTFDANGYVSLLRRLRRKEPTSVWAPEFRRELEEPVAGAIEVPPEVRLVVTEGNYLLVPQPPWDELRSLLHEAWFLDLDTELRHRRLIARHVAYGRSPEQAQDWALGSDEVNAALVAGTADRADLVVRLAEPPPE, encoded by the coding sequence ATGCCCCCCGCCGAGGTGTTGGCCGTCGAGGATCTGGTGGCGCGGGCCGGCAGGCTGGCCGACGCCGGTCCTCGGCAACTGCTCGGCATCACCGGTGCCCCCGGCGTCGGCAAGTCCACCCTGGCCGCCCAGGTGGTGGCGGCCCTCGGCCCGGTGGCCCGGCTGGTGCCGATGGACGGCTTCCACCTGGCCCAGGCCGAGCTCGACCGGCTGGGCCGGGCCTCGCGCAAGGGTGCCATCGACACCTTCGACGCCAACGGGTACGTCTCCCTGCTGCGTCGGCTAAGACGCAAGGAGCCGACCTCCGTCTGGGCGCCCGAGTTTCGCCGTGAGCTGGAGGAACCGGTAGCCGGGGCGATCGAGGTGCCGCCGGAGGTCCGGCTGGTGGTGACCGAGGGCAACTATCTGCTGGTGCCGCAGCCGCCCTGGGACGAGCTGCGTTCGTTGCTGCACGAGGCGTGGTTCCTCGATCTGGACACCGAGTTGCGGCACCGCCGGCTGATCGCCCGGCATGTCGCGTACGGACGCTCGCCGGAGCAGGCCCAGGACTGGGCGCTGGGCAGCGACGAGGTCAACGCCGCCCTGGTGGCCGGCACCGCCGACCGGGCCGACCTGGTGGTACGCCTGGCCGAGCCACCACCGGAATGA
- a CDS encoding TldD/PmbA family protein, whose product MSSELGLAGQVVELVGRLGGVGAQAEVTVSRGELALTRFANSAIHQNVAESAVEVRLRVHLDGRTVAGSGTTATPENLRALVERVLAAARFAPRDPAWPGLTAPQPVAAPLPWDAATAQAGPDDRAALVRAFVDAAGGLETAGYCRTAVRTVAFANSAGQAVQGRTVEAAMDGIARADGADGTARDCAQRLTDLDAAELGRRAAAKARAGTDPIELPPGRYPVVLEPAAVADLLQNFSWYGFNGRQYAEGQSFAEPGVAQFDSAVTLVDDPLGAAGLPFDLEGTPTYTLPLVEAGVTRAVVHDRRSAAEVGGESTGHAWTGSSTIGPVPRNLRLAPATTTTDTPGVPTTAAGTAGAVADADTAALVSRMSRGLLVSDLWYTRVLDPKSLVITGLTRNGVWLVEDGQVTRAVRDLRFTESYPRALGPGGVLELGRRAVRQPGRWDGVWWEAPALRLAAWNFTGGASG is encoded by the coding sequence GTGAGCAGTGAGTTGGGGCTGGCCGGGCAGGTGGTGGAGTTGGTCGGCCGGCTCGGGGGTGTGGGTGCGCAGGCCGAGGTGACGGTCAGCCGGGGTGAGCTGGCGTTGACCCGGTTCGCCAACTCGGCGATCCACCAGAACGTCGCCGAGTCCGCCGTGGAGGTCCGGCTGCGGGTCCACCTGGATGGTCGTACCGTCGCCGGTAGCGGCACCACGGCCACCCCGGAGAACCTGCGCGCTCTGGTGGAACGGGTGCTGGCGGCGGCCCGGTTCGCCCCCCGGGATCCGGCCTGGCCGGGGCTGACCGCACCGCAGCCGGTGGCGGCCCCGCTGCCGTGGGACGCGGCCACCGCGCAGGCCGGGCCAGATGACCGGGCGGCGCTGGTCCGGGCCTTCGTCGACGCGGCCGGTGGCCTGGAGACCGCCGGCTACTGCCGGACGGCGGTACGGACGGTGGCGTTCGCGAACTCGGCCGGTCAGGCGGTGCAGGGCCGCACGGTCGAGGCGGCGATGGACGGGATCGCCCGGGCCGACGGCGCCGACGGCACGGCCCGCGACTGTGCCCAGCGGCTGACCGACCTGGACGCCGCCGAGTTGGGGCGCCGAGCCGCCGCCAAGGCCCGTGCCGGAACCGACCCGATCGAGTTGCCGCCCGGACGGTATCCGGTGGTGCTGGAACCGGCCGCCGTGGCCGACCTGCTGCAGAATTTCTCCTGGTACGGCTTCAACGGCAGGCAGTACGCCGAGGGGCAGTCCTTCGCCGAGCCCGGGGTGGCCCAGTTCGATTCGGCGGTGACCCTGGTCGACGATCCGCTCGGTGCCGCCGGGCTGCCGTTCGATCTGGAGGGTACGCCGACGTACACCCTGCCCCTGGTGGAGGCGGGCGTCACCCGGGCGGTGGTGCACGACCGGCGCAGCGCCGCCGAGGTGGGCGGCGAGTCCACCGGGCACGCCTGGACCGGCAGCAGCACGATCGGCCCGGTCCCGCGTAACCTGCGCCTCGCTCCAGCCACGACGACCACGGACACCCCAGGCGTCCCGACAACCGCCGCAGGAACAGCCGGGGCGGTGGCCGATGCGGACACTGCCGCCCTGGTCTCCCGGATGTCACGCGGGCTGCTGGTCAGCGACCTGTGGTACACCCGGGTACTCGACCCGAAGAGTCTGGTGATCACGGGACTGACCCGCAACGGGGTGTGGCTGGTCGAGGATGGGCAGGTCACCCGCGCGGTGCGCGATCTGCGGTTCACCGAGTCGTACCCCCGGGCTCTGGGGCCGGGTGGGGTGCTGGAGCTGGGGCGGCGGGCGGTCCGGCAGCCGGGTCGGTGGGACGGGGTCTGGTGGGAGGCGCCCGCCCTGCGGCTGGCCGCATGGAACTTCACCGGAGGAGCGTCCGGCTGA